A DNA window from Pseudomonas tohonis contains the following coding sequences:
- a CDS encoding phytase, giving the protein MTAIRPRTALLFAALFGLAACQPRPAAESSSPRLDLSPWGASALKAEDLRPLPGSDARLAASERDGLLLLDGEGRERARLPGSFSGLDLRSAGPRGVIVASLDNATQQATLVSLDTEAQRWGAPLQLPARDYAVAGLCLYRDDARNLYLFLVGEDGHGEQWLVGAGPRLNAEARRVRGLALPPAAEYCQVDDAANRLFVNEENVGLWAYPAHPEADSARVPVDLVAPFGGLAKRAGAMAVVPGGLLALDPSAARLHLYQQQGEAWQAVASLPLPGLDEPERIAVAASAKGTELLLQDDASGRFHQGRLDWQAQPVALPPALPGVAALRQSEPVGRQGDAADDPAIWVNPNDAAASRVLGTNKKQGLLVYGLDGQLLQELPVGRLNNVDVRPGFALGGQRVDLAVASNRDRNSLSLFAIDRATGEVKPAGEVPTPLKEIYGICLFQPASGELYAFANGKDGRFLQYRLDGAGGAASGQLVREFRVDSQPEGCVADDQRQRLFIGEEDVGVWALDARADAPADLASVMKVGDALHADVEGLALYQSEARDYLVISSQGNDSYVVLDAEPPFALRGAFRVGLNAAAGIDGASETDGLEVTSANLGGPWSQGMLVVQDGRKRMPEQTQNFKFVPWAEVARTLGLH; this is encoded by the coding sequence ATGACCGCTATCCGCCCCCGCACCGCCCTGCTGTTCGCCGCCCTGTTCGGCCTGGCCGCCTGCCAGCCGCGCCCGGCCGCCGAGTCCTCGTCCCCCCGGCTCGACCTCAGCCCATGGGGCGCCTCCGCCCTCAAGGCCGAAGACCTCCGCCCGCTGCCCGGCAGCGACGCCCGCCTGGCCGCCAGCGAGCGCGACGGCCTGCTCCTGCTCGACGGCGAAGGCCGCGAGCGGGCGCGCCTGCCGGGCTCCTTCTCCGGCCTCGACCTGCGCAGCGCCGGGCCCCGGGGCGTGATCGTCGCCAGCCTCGACAACGCCACCCAGCAGGCCACCCTGGTGAGCCTGGACACCGAAGCCCAGCGCTGGGGCGCCCCGCTGCAGCTGCCGGCCCGCGACTACGCCGTCGCCGGGCTCTGCCTGTACCGCGACGACGCGCGCAACCTCTACCTGTTCCTGGTGGGCGAGGACGGCCACGGCGAACAGTGGCTGGTGGGCGCCGGCCCGCGCCTGAATGCCGAGGCCCGGCGCGTGCGCGGCCTGGCCCTGCCACCGGCGGCCGAATACTGCCAGGTGGACGACGCTGCCAACCGCCTGTTCGTCAACGAAGAGAACGTCGGCCTCTGGGCCTACCCGGCCCACCCGGAAGCCGACAGCGCCCGCGTGCCGGTGGACCTGGTGGCCCCCTTCGGCGGCCTGGCGAAACGCGCCGGGGCCATGGCCGTGGTGCCCGGCGGCCTGCTGGCGCTGGACCCGTCCGCCGCCCGCCTGCACCTCTACCAGCAGCAGGGCGAGGCCTGGCAGGCCGTGGCCAGCCTGCCGCTGCCGGGCCTGGACGAGCCCGAGCGCATCGCCGTGGCCGCCAGCGCCAAGGGCACCGAGCTGCTGCTGCAGGACGACGCCAGCGGGCGCTTCCACCAGGGCCGGCTGGACTGGCAGGCGCAGCCTGTGGCCCTGCCGCCGGCGCTGCCCGGCGTCGCCGCCCTGCGCCAGAGCGAGCCGGTGGGCCGCCAGGGCGATGCGGCGGACGACCCGGCCATCTGGGTCAACCCCAACGATGCGGCCGCCAGCCGCGTGCTCGGCACCAACAAGAAGCAGGGCCTGCTGGTCTACGGCCTCGACGGCCAGCTGCTGCAGGAACTGCCGGTGGGCCGCCTGAACAACGTCGACGTGCGCCCCGGCTTCGCCCTCGGCGGCCAGCGGGTCGACCTCGCCGTGGCCAGCAACCGCGACCGCAACAGCCTCAGCCTGTTCGCCATCGACCGCGCCACGGGCGAGGTGAAGCCGGCCGGCGAGGTGCCCACCCCGCTGAAGGAGATCTACGGCATCTGCCTGTTCCAGCCGGCCTCCGGCGAGCTCTACGCCTTCGCCAACGGCAAGGACGGGCGCTTCCTGCAATACCGCCTGGACGGCGCCGGCGGCGCGGCGAGCGGGCAGCTGGTGCGCGAGTTCCGCGTCGACAGCCAGCCCGAGGGCTGTGTCGCCGACGACCAGCGCCAGCGCCTGTTCATCGGCGAGGAGGACGTCGGCGTCTGGGCCCTGGACGCGCGCGCCGACGCCCCCGCCGACCTCGCCTCGGTGATGAAGGTGGGCGACGCGCTGCACGCCGACGTCGAGGGCCTGGCCCTCTACCAGAGCGAGGCCCGCGACTACCTGGTGATCTCCAGCCAGGGCAACGACAGCTACGTGGTGCTCGACGCCGAGCCGCCCTTCGCCCTGCGCGGCGCCTTCCGCGTCGGCCTCAACGCCGCCGCCGGCATCGACGGCGCCTCGGAGACCGACGGCCTGGAAGTCACCTCCGCCAACCTCGGCGGCCCCTGGAGCCAGGGAATGCTGGTGGTGCAGGACGGCCGCAAGCGCATGCCCGAGCAGACCCAGAACTTCAAGTTCGTGCCCTGGGCCGAGGTGGCCCGGACCCTGGGCCTGCACTGA
- the tolQ gene encoding protein TolQ: protein MHATLEQMTVWGLISDASLLVKGVMAILLLASLFSWYLIVQRGALLGRVERQAKAFLARLRGTAELGQLQRKDGEPDEDAALERIFHAGYQAFAQLRREPGIAPDIVVDGVERSLYVAIAEEEERLEKGLTFLATVGSVSPYIGLFGTVWGIMNSFIGLSQVQQATLSTVAPGIAEALIATAIGLFAAIPAVIAYNRFSARVQGLVARYYAFGNELQGRLQRRLVGTNPVAAAA, encoded by the coding sequence ATGCACGCAACACTGGAACAGATGACCGTCTGGGGCCTGATCAGCGACGCCAGCCTGCTGGTGAAAGGGGTGATGGCGATCCTGCTGCTCGCCTCCCTGTTCAGCTGGTACCTGATCGTCCAGCGCGGTGCCCTGCTGGGGCGCGTCGAGCGGCAGGCCAAGGCCTTCCTGGCGCGCCTGCGCGGCACCGCCGAACTCGGCCAGCTGCAGCGCAAGGACGGCGAGCCGGACGAGGACGCCGCCCTGGAGCGCATCTTCCACGCCGGCTACCAGGCGTTCGCCCAGCTGCGCCGCGAGCCGGGCATCGCCCCGGACATTGTGGTGGACGGTGTCGAGCGCAGCCTCTACGTCGCCATCGCCGAGGAGGAGGAGCGCCTGGAGAAGGGCCTCACCTTCCTCGCCACCGTCGGCTCGGTCAGCCCCTACATCGGCCTGTTCGGCACCGTGTGGGGGATCATGAATTCCTTCATCGGCCTGTCCCAGGTGCAGCAGGCGACCCTCTCCACCGTGGCCCCGGGCATCGCCGAAGCGCTGATCGCCACCGCCATCGGCCTGTTCGCCGCCATCCCCGCGGTGATCGCCTACAACCGCTTCTCGGCCCGCGTCCAGGGGCTGGTGGCGCGCTACTACGCCTTCGGCAACGAGCTGCAGGGCCGCCTGCAACGCCGGCTGGTCGGCACCAACCCCGTCGCCGCCGCGGCCTGA
- the tolR gene encoding protein TolR, producing MLVRPQRKHGPKAEMNVVPYIDVMLVLLVIFMVTAPMLTQGVKIELPKVASEALPRDSQQRILTLSVQADGGYYWNLGTELDTENRTDSAVALEEMTAKVGALIAERGDTQVYIRADQDAGYGKVVAAMAALQQGGVANLGLITEAPQ from the coding sequence ATGCTCGTCCGCCCCCAGCGCAAGCACGGCCCCAAGGCCGAAATGAACGTGGTGCCCTACATCGACGTGATGCTGGTGCTGCTGGTGATCTTCATGGTCACCGCGCCGATGCTCACCCAGGGCGTGAAGATCGAACTGCCAAAGGTGGCCAGCGAGGCGCTGCCCCGTGACAGCCAGCAGCGCATCCTCACCCTCTCGGTGCAGGCCGACGGCGGCTACTACTGGAACCTCGGCACCGAGCTGGACACCGAAAACCGGACCGACAGCGCCGTGGCCCTGGAGGAGATGACCGCCAAGGTGGGCGCGCTGATCGCCGAGCGCGGCGACACCCAGGTGTACATCCGCGCCGACCAGGACGCCGGCTACGGCAAGGTGGTGGCCGCCATGGCCGCGCTGCAGCAGGGCGGGGTGGCCAACCTCGGGCTGATCACCGAGGCGCCGCAATGA
- a CDS encoding energy transducer TonB translates to MSVMVMGDTPLSRLRLPAAGFWRHAFAAGCALALHLAALVLLMAGWAPERPAEPVQRVLTTQLISLPAPVPEPAPAPPAPVQPAVAEPAPVAPPPVPLEPPKPQVDPRIEQRKQEQAALARKRVEEQKRQEQVQRETQRREQQRLEAERVAAEQQRQLDLARQAEQQRQAAERARQAAAEAAANSRQYLPIAKEAPDYPQRALDKGIQGDCTVEYRVNPQGRVEDPQVVGDCHPLFIRPSLAAAQTFRYQPRLENGQPVAVPGVRNTFHYRIER, encoded by the coding sequence ATGAGCGTGATGGTCATGGGCGACACCCCGCTTTCCCGCCTGCGCCTGCCCGCTGCCGGGTTCTGGCGCCACGCCTTCGCCGCCGGCTGCGCCCTGGCCCTGCACCTGGCTGCGCTGGTGCTGCTGATGGCCGGCTGGGCCCCCGAACGCCCGGCCGAACCCGTGCAGCGGGTGCTCACCACCCAGCTCATCAGCCTGCCCGCGCCGGTGCCCGAACCGGCCCCCGCGCCCCCGGCGCCGGTGCAGCCGGCCGTGGCCGAGCCCGCCCCGGTGGCGCCACCCCCGGTGCCGCTCGAACCGCCGAAGCCGCAGGTCGACCCGCGCATCGAGCAGCGCAAGCAGGAGCAGGCCGCCCTGGCGCGCAAGCGGGTGGAGGAGCAGAAGCGCCAGGAGCAGGTGCAGCGGGAAACCCAGCGCCGCGAGCAGCAGCGCCTGGAGGCCGAGCGCGTCGCCGCCGAACAGCAGCGCCAGCTCGACCTGGCCCGCCAGGCGGAACAGCAACGCCAGGCCGCCGAGCGCGCGCGCCAGGCCGCTGCCGAAGCCGCCGCCAACAGCCGCCAGTACCTGCCGATCGCCAAGGAAGCGCCGGACTACCCCCAGCGCGCCCTCGACAAGGGCATCCAGGGCGACTGCACGGTGGAGTACCGGGTCAACCCGCAAGGCCGCGTCGAGGACCCGCAGGTGGTGGGCGACTGTCACCCGCTGTTCATCCGCCCGTCACTGGCCGCGGCGCAGACTTTCCGCTACCAGCCGCGCCTGGAGAACGGCCAGCCCGTGGCCGTGCCCGGCGTGCGCAACACCTTCCACTACCGCATCGAACGCTGA